From a single Rutidosis leptorrhynchoides isolate AG116_Rl617_1_P2 chromosome 5, CSIRO_AGI_Rlap_v1, whole genome shotgun sequence genomic region:
- the LOC139849098 gene encoding uncharacterized protein — translation MGKKKKLPQASTSRVLRNRKLGEDNEENLESEGSDSNSEIESKKQDMCNSQNPSLIDLRELEPNVGKEEHEYEKVSVYSASIDGSIHEDEIEFPELNKKSKTNSPVVNSQQKVMENNLFGQEPLAKSYLNAVGGDQPKQKVNFSFVENIVPSDEDVDVLIPIESIVKATNRYKNTLYGYFLGRRLPFPVVNNYVMNTWKKFGIEKIMMNAKGFYFFKFETEQGLLNVLEGGPWMIRTVPIILNKWTPEVSLSKEDLTRVPVWVKMYDIPLAAFTAVVLSAIGSKIGKPMLLDSYTATMCTKSWGRPNYARALIEVDSENDLKQSLKVGTPNLEMNRKTIDEVRIEYEWKPPRCSCCKVFGHSDAQCPKTIPVAAETVVETADGFKQVVNRNCNKGKTIGFTVNHAKPKFVYRPKPNAAATKPTGASTSRVKTIENPFEALNNCNDEGEVLVAEGEQEQKTDDFEPGIGELDGFMANKKYSEGASTPVLDGLNESHVAIEKLNKICNNVFPRWNWSSNSSICIRGTRIIIGWDTDVVRLMILAVSDQAIHCQVRSLMDDHNFFISFIYATNHYKQRRSLWRELEMHKCFVRDNPWVMMGDFNASLSLEDSSTGGSKVTISMREFKDCVDNLNMVDVNHMGFRFTWNQRPNAEVGLLKKIDRVMANDAFISRYVDAYVLFQAYRISDHCPAVLKFAQSWEGKPKPFKFSNYIIEHEKFKDVVSEGWKVEIPGHMMFRVTKRLRLLKKQMRKLMWSKGNLHSNVITLRSELDAAQVLLDSDPNSRDLRKKESTILKKYNEAIYEEECFLKQKSKVEWLRVGDGNSRYFHNVVKGRMHRGKIHAIENSEGNIVEGQAAFDVITDHFRNFLGHHDNCSNIVDPQLLFSKKVTDQKAMEMISPVTTDEIKKAMFDINDLKSPGPDGYSAAFFKNAWDIVGEDVVKAVKDFFSQGKLLKEINHTLISLVPKVQSPSKVTDFRPISCCNVMYKCISKVITNRIKLSLDDIVSENQSAFIPNRRISDSIMLTQEIMKNYHLDRGVSRCAFKVDIQKAYDTVNWDFLKATLLGFGFHSRMVNWIMKCVTTASYSININGNVHGYFQGRRGLRQGDPMSPYLFTLVMEVLTLMLRRQVAQEDNFRYHPKCEQLKIINLCFADDLFLFSYANIGSVKVIREALEEFKHCSGLTPSLPKSSAFFSNVTNHLKAAILDILPFDEGNLPVRYLGVPLVSSRLLYQDCKILVERVKHKIDDWKNKSLSFAGRVQLIISVLTSMHIYWASVFILPDAIINDIEKLLRGFLWCQGAMKRGKAKVKWDVLCLPKDEGGLGIKRLKYWNVALMTTHIWSIITLKESLWVKWVYSHHLKNKSFWDVSIKADASWSWRKILRCRDSVRKFMVHKIGDGSSVLAWFDTWCNVSPLIDIVSWRDINATRFSYETRVADLVHNNSWVWPTQWLTKYPILASISVPILSNNRDYIVWKEADGIESRFAVSSVYEAIRPSKPIVPWFIIVWFSHCIPRHAFILWLLMGQKLKTHDKLKSWEVRDDQSLVCSLCSMCSDSHDHLFFECQYARRVWSLVQPHMNAVTTFQWAAVTDLILESHVLNSVDTLVKKLMFAASVHFIW, via the exons ATGGGGAAGAAAAAGAAATTACCCCAGGCTTCTACGTCTAGGGTTCTTCGCAATCGCAAATTAGGAGAAGATAATGAAGAGAATCTGGAGAGTGAGGGCTCGGATTCTAATTCGGAGATTGAGTCAAAAAAACAGGATATGTGTAACTCTCAAAACCCTAGTTTGATTGATCTACGCGAACTTGAACCTAACGTGGGAAAAGAGGAGCACGAGTATGAGAAGGTGAGTGTTTACTCAGCATCTATTGATGGCAGTATTCACGAAGACGAGATTGAATTCCCAGAGTTGAATAAGAAAAGCAAAACGAATTCTCCTGTAGTGAATTCTCAGCAGAAGGTGATGGAAAACAACCTTTTCGGGCAGGAACCACTTGCAAAATCTTATCTAAACGCAGTTGGGGGTGATCAACCCAAACAGAAGGTAAACTTTTCTTTTGTTGAGAATATAGTTCCTAGTGATGAAGATGTGGACGTGCTGATTCCTATTGAGTCGATTGTTAAGGCAACTAACAGGTATAAGAATACCCTTTATGGATACTTCTTAGGGCGCAGGTTACCATTCCCAGTAGTTAACAACTATGTAATGAACACCTGGAAAAAGTTTGGCATCGAAAAGATAATGATGAATGCGAAAGGTTTCTACTTCTTTAAGTTTGAAACTGAGCAAGGATTATTGAACGTACTTGAAGGTGGCCCATGGATGATAAGAACAGTGCCGATAATCCTTAATAAATGGACACCAGAGGTCTCACTTTCGAAAGAAGATCTTACTAGGGTGCCAGTATGGGTAAAAATGTATGACATTCCTTTGGCCGCTTTTACTGCTGTGGTGTTGAGTGCGATTGGATCAAAGATAGGGAAGCCTATGTTACTGGACTCATATACGGCTACTATGTGTACGAAGTCATGGGGAAGGCCAAACTATGCTAGAGCATTGATAGAGGTTGATTCAGAAAATGACCTAAAACAGTCACTGAAGGTGGGAACACCAAACTTGGAGATGAACCGGAAAACAATAGATGAAGTTCGAATCGAGTACGAATGGAAACCCCCTCGTTGCTCATGTTGCAAAGTTTTTGGGCACTCGGATGCTCAATGCCCGAAAACAATTCCAGTGGCTGCTGAAACAGTTGTGGAGACTGCTGATGGTTTCAAGCAAGTGGTAAATAGAAATTGTAACAAAGGCAAAACTATTGGTTTTACTGTAAATCATGCAAAGCCAAAGTTTGTGTATCGGCCAAAACCAAATGCTGCTGCCACTAAACCAACTGGTGCTAGTACAAGTAGGGTTAAAACTATTGAAAACCCATTTGAGGCCCTTAATAATTGTAATGATGAAGGAGAGGTTCTCGTGGCAGAAGGTGAGCAAGAGCAGAAAACTGATGACTTTGAACCGGGTATAGGAGAATTGGACGGTTTCATGGCAAATAAAAAATACTCTGAGGGGGCAAGCACTCCCGTCTTAGACGGTTTAAATG AATCACATGTAGCGATAGAGAAGTTGAATAAAATATGCAATAATGTGTTCCCACGTTGGAATTGGTCATCTAATAGCAGTATATGCATACGTGGCACCCGTATTATCATTGGATGGGATACAGATGTTGTTCGGTTAATGATCCTAGCTGTTTCGGATCAAGCGATTCATTGTCAGGTGAGATCTTTAATGGATGACCATAATTTCTTCATATCATTTATTTATGCGACGAACCATTACAAACAGAGGAGATCTTTATGGCGAGAGTTGGAAATGCATAAATGTTTTGTGCGGGATAATCCATGGGTTATGATGGGAGACTTTAACGCCTCGTTAAGTTTGGAGGATTCATCCACGGGAGGTTCAAAGGTTACAATTTCTATGCGTGAATTCAAAGATTGTGTTGATAATCTTAACATGGTGGATGTTAACCATATGGGGTTTCGGTTTACTTGGAATCAAAGACCTAATGCTGAGGTTGGTTTGTTAAAGAAAATTGATCGGGTTATGGCTAATGATGCGTTTATATCGCGTTATGTAGATGCATATGTTTTATTTCAGGCATACCGAATCTCGGATCATTGCCCGGCTGTCCTGAAATTTGCACAAAGTTGGGAGGGGAAACCAAAACCCTTCAAGTTCAGTAATTACATTATCGAGCATGAGAAGTTTAAGGATGTAGTTTCTGAAGGTTGGAAGGTAGAAATCCCGGGGCACATGATGTTTAGAGTTACAAAAAGGTTGCGTCTTCTCAAAAAGCAAATGCGAAAATTGATGTGGAGTAAAGGTAACCTTCACTCAAATGTCATTACCCTTAGAAGCGAGCTAGATGCAGCTCAAGTTTTGCTGGATAGTGATCCCAACTCTAGGGATCTAAGGAAGAAAGAAAGTACCATTCTCAAAAAATACAATGAGGCTATATATGAGGAAGAATGTTTTTTGAAGCAAAAATCGAAAGTCGAGTGGCTCCGAGTTGGGGATGGTAACTCGAGATACTTCCATAATGTGGTCAAGGGGCGTATGCATCGAGGTAAAATACACGCAATTGAGAATAGCGAAGGTAATATAGTGGAAGGCCAAGCTGCTTTTGATGTTATAACTGATCACTTCAGAAACTTTTTAGGACATCATGACAACTGTTCGAATATTGTTGATCCGCAATTACTTTTTTCCAAGAAAGTTACCGATCAGAAGGCTATGGAGATGATATCTCCGGTGACTACGGACGAAATAAAAAAAGCCATGTTTGATATAAATGACCTAAAGTCTCCGGGGCCGGACGGTTATTCAGCTGCGTTTTTCAAGAATGCGTGGGATATTGTGGGTGAAGATGTGGTGAAAGCTGTGAAGGACTTCTTTTCTCAGGGTAAACTTCTGAAAGAAATTAATCATACACTGATCTCTTTAGTGCCGAAGGTTCAAAGCCCCTCCAAGGTTACTGATTTCCGTCCCATCTCTTGTTGTAATGTTATGTACAAATGCATTAGCAAGGTGATCACGAACAGAATTAAATTGAGCCTGGATGATATTGTTAGTGAAAACCAATCTGCTTTTATTCCGAATAGACGCATCTCTGATAGCATAATGCTCACGCAGGAAATCATGAAAAACTATCATCTTGATAGAGGAGTTTCGAGAtgtgcatttaaggttgatattcagAAGGCTTATGATACCGTGAATTGGGATTTTTTGAAGGCGACTTTATTGGGGTTCGGTTTCCATTCCAGAATGGTCAATTGGATCATGAAGTGTGTAACAACGGCTTCATATTCTATTAACATAAATGGGAATGTTCATGGCTATTTTCAAGGAAGGCGTGGTCTGAGACAAGGTGACCCTATGTCTCCTTATCTCTTCACTCTTGTAATGGAAGTGTTAACTCTAATGCTTAGAAGACAAGTTGCTCAGGAAGACAACTTTCGTTATCATCCTAAATGTGAGCAATTGAAAATTATTAACTTGTGTTTTGCAGATGATTTGTTTCTTTTTTCCTACGCAAACATAGGTTCGGTGAAAGTTATCCGTGAAGCTCTTGAGGAGTTTAAACATTGTTCAGGTCTAACTCCCAGTCTCCCGAAAAGTTCAGCTTTTTTCTCTAATGTGACAAACCACTTGAAAGCAGCGATTCTAGATATCCTCCCTTTCGATGAAGGGAACCTCCCAGTTCGGTATCTCGGGGTGCCGTTAGTTTCCTCTCGATTATTATATCAAGATTGCAAGATTTTGGTGGAAAGGGTGAAGCATAAAATTGATGACTGGAAGAATAAGTCACTTTCCTTTGCTGGGAGAGTCCAACTTATTATTTCTGTTCTAACTTCTATGCATATTTATTGGGCCTCGGTATTCATTCTGCCTGATGCTATTATTAATGACATCGAAAAACTTCTTCGAGGTTTTCTTTGGTGCCAAGGAGCTATGAAAAGGGGTAAAGCAAAGGTTAAGTGGGATGTCTTATGCTTGCCGAAAGATGAGGGGGGTCTCGGAATTAAAAGGCTCAAATATTGGAATGTTGCATTAATGACTACTCATATTTGGAGTATTATTACCCTTAAAGAATCTCTTTGGGTTAAATGGGTTTACTCCCATCATCTAAAAAATAAATCTTTTTGGGATGTTTCGATTAAGGCGGATGCGAGCTGGAGTTGGAGAAAGATCCTGAGATGTCGTGATTCTGTTCGTAAATTTATGGTGCATAAGATTGGAGATGGGTCCTCGGTTTTGGCTTGGTTTGACACTTGGTGTAATGTTAGCCCACTTATTGATATAGTGTCATGGAGGGATATCAATGCTACAAGGTTTAGCTATGAAACAAGAGTTGCGGATCTGGTTCACAATAACAGTTGGGTATGGCCAACTCAGTGGTTAACAAAATACCCCATTTTAGCTTCTATTTCGGTTCCTATCTTATCAAATAATAGAGACTATATTGTGTGGAAAGAAGCTGATGGAATAGAATCCAGGTTTGCGGTTAGCAGCGTTTATGAAGCTATTCGTCCAAGTAAACCAATTGTGCCATGGTTTATTATTGTATGGTTTTCTCATTGTATTCCTCGACACGCTTTTATCCTTTGGTTACTTATGGGTCAGAAGTTAAAAACCCACGACAAACTTAAGTCTTGGGAAGTTCGTGACGATCAAAGCTTGGTGTGTTCTCTTTGTTCTATGTGTTCGGATTCTCATGATCATCTCTTCTTCGAGTGTCAATATGCTCGAAGGGTTTGGAGCTTGGTTCAACCCCACATGAATGCTGTGACTACGTTCCAATGGGCTGCGGTCACAGATTTGATTTTAGAATCTCATGTTCTAAACTCAGTTGATACACTTGTGAAAAAACTAATGTTTGCGGCTTCGGTCCACTTTATCTGGTAG